The following coding sequences are from one Diabrotica virgifera virgifera chromosome 2, PGI_DIABVI_V3a window:
- the LOC114326526 gene encoding testis-specific serine/threonine-protein kinase 1-like gives MAPGLVLRESEELTLSTRGYRLLQKLGEGSYAQVFLAEFVNQGKSTQSTKSTDNSDKPSRVLACKIVDVSKAPPDFVKKFLPRELDILVRISHPHIIHIHSIFQRKTKYFIFMRHAENGDLLEYVLKKGPIPEVQSRVWFRQLTLAVQYLHDMDIAHRDLKCENCLITNNYNLKLADFGFARFVTDAHGRRLTSTTYCGSLSYAAPEVLKGMPYYPKNADIWSMGIILYIMINKAMPFDDANVKRLNEQQLNRRWKFRQKVVDQLSDQVKNLVASLLEPDITKRLRLNDILSSDWLAMDPRLKVLSQLEESALAQAQVDRKKYIDQLNKKAGRDKKSDRSEEMKILKSTDGEELAKPDDPSSAALPT, from the coding sequence ATGGCCCCTGGTCTCGTACTCAGAGAGTCTGAAGAACTTACACTCTCTACCCGGGGGTACCGCCTTTTGCAAAAATTGGGCGAGGGATCGTATGCTCAAGTTTTTCTAGCCGAATTCGTAAATCAAGGGAAATCAACTCAATCAACTAAAAGCACCGACAACTCAGACAAGCCCTCTAGAGTACTCGCTTGTAAAATTGTTGATGTAAGTAAAGCACCCCCCGATTTTGTCAAAAAGTTCTTACCCAGAGAACTGGATATCCTCGTTCGAATATCTCATCCGCACATTATACACATACATAGTATCTTTCAAAGAAAAACAAAGTATTTTATATTTATGCGACACGCAGAAAATGGTGATCTTTTGGAATATGTTTTAAAAAAAGGGCCAATACCTGAAGTACAGTCTCGGGTTTGGTTTCGTCAACTTACTCTAGCAGTTCAATATTTACATGATATGGATATAGCTCATCGAGATCTTAAATGTGAGAATTGTCTTATAACTAacaattacaatttaaaattagCAGATTTTGGATTTGCTAGGTTTGTCACTGATGCACACGGTAGAAGACTAACCAGCACAACTTATTGTGGTTCTCTGTCATACGCTGCTCCAGAGGTCCTAAAAGGTATGCCGTATTATCCAAAAAATGCAGACATATGGTCGATGGGCATTATACTTTACATAATGATCAACAAAGCTATGCCTTTTGATGATGCAAACGTTAAACGACTCAACGAACAACAACTAAATCGCAGGTGGAAATTTCGACAAAAAGTAGTGGACCAATTGTCAGACCAAGTCAAAAATTTAGTCGCAAGTCTTCTTGAACCTGATATAACTAAAAGACTACGCCTTAATGATATTTTAAGCTCTGACTGGCTTGCCATGGATCCCAGATTAAAAGTATTATCTCAATTAGAAGAATCTGCTTTAGCCCAAGCTCAGGTTGATAGGAAGAAATATATTGATCAATTAAATAAGAAAGCTGGACGTGACAAGAAATCTGACCGGTCCGAAGAAATGAAGATACTTAAGAGTACTGATGGTGAAGAACTTGCAAAGCCGGATGATCCAAGCTCGGCTGCTTTACCTACGTAA